In the Necator americanus strain Aroian chromosome X, whole genome shotgun sequence genome, ACTTCCTAAAGGATTGTAAGCTGAGCAAAAGTTGTTATATTTGTGGATAGCAACACACTGTTAATACTCTACTTAGTTTACCGTTTTAATCCTTCGCTCCGTTCTTGTCTATTCTGCCGGTaattcgtttttcacaacCATCATCAACATTATTCTGTCCCTCGTTTTTGGAGAAGTCATCTTGCATTATTTATAATTCTACGTAGTACATTCCTTGATTTAATTCCCGACGATTCGTCTTTCTTCGCAcattcttctacttctttctctttctttttggtctttttttccGCTTCTTTCGGCACTCAGAAacgttttttgtattttctttcctttaaaCCATTTGCAAAGTGCTAAGACTGCTCTACGATGGGATAGTAGTtacatacgaaaaaaaaaaccccattggtttaaaaattgttttcagtgTTCTCTGACAATAGCAAACGCATTTAAATAGAGACGAGAAGCTTGTTTCTTCTTTGCGGAGTGATAAGACATCTCTGATATCGTCGATGCCGCCTGGCCTCCGTTTGGCCTTGCTCAGTTATTCTTCTGCTACTCAAGACGTGTACCTATCTACCATCCATTCTGTTTCAACTTTGAACGCAATTTTGAGTTCAACACGAATAGATCATCATCATAGttccaaagatttttttttgctaccatttttctcctttttttctttatataaGATGCTGCTTCCTGTGGATCACAACGCGATGTggtcgcagttttttttctcacatgcTCTATCTTTGTGAATcgatttttgtaaatttaagATGCTAAACAGAGCAGATTAGTTGAAAACATCTAGCCAACTTTCCCAATAGCTGAATAATAGCTTGACAGtctgcccaacattttttgGCCAACGCGAGCTGTAGGCCTTTTGCACAACTACCactatttttcaaagacaGACTTTAGTATGGAAAAGTAAACGTGTTTAAAAGAAGCCTAAGTATCAAGCCAAAAAAGAGTCCTCCTATAGATTAGCTTGGAATTCTATAAAGTACTTCAGAACATAGGAAAGTTTCTTACCATCCGTAAAAAATTTGGtcagtgaatgaaaaaaaaaacattagctgttaccttttcaccattcaCACAACAAAAATAGGTCAATATCAGCAATCTCGATAATTGCTAACGTGAAAGGACGTTTCACGATATGTTCGTATCCGTAATGAAATATTCCCACAGTTTTcgctttctttcgtttttttttgttttttttttcatatcccCAATCCACGATTGCTAAGTGGTTTGCAGCAAAAGcgcaaaaaattatgaaatagaTCACTGCTGAAAGATATAGTCTACGGACTACACCTATCCTTGATGAGCATCGTCTGTTACCCGTAGGAGTGAGTTGTGTCCAACTCTACACGATGTAGAAGGAGAAACCCATCATTCTCTAAGGTAATATTCTGCGCTCTTCCTACCTATGCTCCGCTCCTCACCACCGCTCTCTACAACACTTACAACACTGCTGAACATGTTGCTCCATCCCCTCGTTCAGGTGTTGCATCGCATATTTTATCAGGCACTTTAACTCAAAATGTGGTACTGTACCGTAGCAGACTATGCAGTACGCCGGACCAGTTAACAAGTCCGAGCTTCTCTCGATTTCTGCGTGCCTGCGGGGATTCGCGTCGTACAATTTTGCGCTTTCTGTCATACTagatgtttctgtttttcttggttttgtgTGTTGGAATGTTGAAAAGGTCGTAAGAGCAAGTCAGTTTCAGACCTGGGTCGGAATTGCTGCTCCTCAGCCGAACGGAGAGAGAAAACTCGAGTAGCAGGTTGTGAAGTTACTTACCTTCTTCCCCTACGGAATGCTGGCTTATTCCTATCTTTGATTATTTAGGAATCGATCTCCGGAGATTAGCTCGCGTCGAAAGCGGCGTCATGATGATGACGGTGATCGCGGCGACGACCGCGACCGTGGCCGACATGCTTGGAACGACTCCAATGATCGACGTGGTTTTCGCGAAGATTGGCGATCAGATCGAGACGATCAGCATCATAGCGACTTGGATAATGGACTTGAAGATCTTTCCAACAATCCAGCCGAATTACAACGGCGCTGTAATGCTCACATAGCCATGAGTGAAAACCAGGTAGAATTTCTTCCTCTGTTTATTGTCATCTTGAGTTTCATGTCCCGTGATTGTTGTGCAAGGATCGCTTTGCAGTTAAAGATGTCAGGCAAGATTCATAAAGTTCGTTATTGATTGTTGTCAGTGTTTGACGGGAGGTGGATGGTTTGTCGAAAAGCCGTTGAGAGAGCATCAGCGCTTTGCTCAGTGGCCGAGCAGGCGCTGTTTGTCCTAACAAAATATGCGAGAAGCGTCGTTTTGAGGGTTCCAATAGTATTGCTGAGGACAAAACCAATCTTTTCAACGACTAAGCCTATCTGAATATTCTACCGTGATGTTATGTTTGTGCAGTGTTTTGATTGCGAAAATTTGATTAATAATTCATATAAATCTAATCATTTGCGTTTCCTCAAAAGGTCCACGTCTTTCTGAGAATTTTGAGCAGCAAACTTCTATTCTCTTATTCATCTCCCATCTCAGCTCAACCTTTTACAAATGTTTCAAAATGTTTGGATTGTCTTGCAGTTTAGATGCGGGACAAATTGTACTTTTGCGTTTCTTCACAGtatccttttatttgtttctcagTTATAtttataccagtctgaacgtccgtgAAATCTAATAATAGTTTATTATCatctgaaattagatttgtgttgttcTAACAATGCTTTCTTCCTCTTATCctctttttattataaataaaggcgaaagatttcatagttttctttctaaacgcgtcagttctaaacttggagaatattcaaacttcagcttcaaacactccttcgatgccaatATAATATggcacaatttgaaagtattactcgaagtatggtttttcttcctgtCGAAGTTACTGCGTGATACTACTGCACCAAGGAACACCAATTCTACaccattggacccgtcgcatcctccccccccccccctttcgaatttcttcacacacacatgccaaactaagcccgttattatatagcatgatggtTTCACATCATAACGAGGAATTTTCTGTGATGCCATCCTGGCGCCTAATTGtgaaaatccttctttttttggctattaataatataaacatgcttattttcattgtctatttgttgtagtttcacatattttaaaatgtaaCATGCGTATAGAACTTGCTTGTTAAGTATTTCAAAAAGGCAGTTATCTCCTCCGTAGATTGTAGAATACATTTGCCGATTTTGAACACTCCTGTTGATTGATGACCTCCTTCCACCTTCTTCGTtcctggtgtttttttttctcgcagatTTCTAAGGACCTCTTAATATAAGAGATGTCTGGTAGACTCTACTACTAAAACAGCTTCGCGAAATCTAAATAAACGGTAGTAAAATACCACAGATCCACGTTGTATGTAGGACGCATTGGAACATTGTCGCAGGATAGCAACAACTGCTCCAAATGTCCAAGCCATGTGAGCTTGTGCTGGATTTCATGACGAAAAACACTCCTTTTTTGTTGGCCAAATGTACCAACTTTCCAatgaattgttttcttttttccttagttGTGGCTATGTAATACTCTGTAAAATCAACCATTTGCTTTCTCTTAGTACGTACCTGGCCCCTTTTCTAAGCCTACTGCatataatttcttcttcaaagtgTTTCGATGCAATTTGACGTTGGTCgttgttccttttttgactttttatcTTCTATTTTATCTTATCTTTATCGGTTGAAATTCCTattattaattcaattttcatcGTCAAGGATGAGTTGTTTCTGTTGCGTTTTAAGGAAGAATTAGCTATTTACTAGTAAAATGCAGtgtacaaaatttttattcttcctgTTGCATGCGTCGTCGATTGACCAgtcaaaatgttgaaaaaaatgctgaaaaaataatgacaaatagtgataaaaataatgaaataattaatatttaacCATTTTCCCATCTAAGTGATCGTCGTTCGTTTGATTCGTTATCAATCATATCGTCTATCCCATTCTTTTAGTTCTATGGTAACAGGTCATCCTGAGAAAATTACGTAATTTGCCTCCGAATTTTATCATCAAAGTTCTCAGATTCTTGTTCAGTCATTTTCCAATTAAACTCCGTAAGCTTCACGATCCACTTCCACAAGTCAACTACGtgctacaatttttctttcctgagAAAGGAGGtaacagaacaaaaatgtttttcttttcctgacgTATGTATGTTATGCTAATGGGACTCACTGTTAACGGTGAAATTTAAGCGAAAACTAGTTGGGATCTATGTTCTAAATGGAGGTTTATATCTGGTTGCAAGAATTTGATGATGGTTCGAAAAAGCAGTGTTTAACCAACATCCTACGAACAGGGCGAATTTACGCAGCATCTTAATAAAGATCGGTATACGAAATCCTTTGGCGTTGAACATGTACATGTCAGCAGGGGAATTTTGTGTGTAGATGGTTTTAGATTGAAAAGGAAGGTGACGCTCATATAGCGGCTCATCGGAGTTTCCTTACAGAAGCTGCTTCTGTTTGAAACACCTCTGGCTGACTTTATAGACTAATTTCTCCTCAAGAGTTTGCTTAGTGGGTTTTTGGCTAGCACCAACTAGATGTATCCTCCTGATGTTGCATAGAAGCGCAATTTCCCCAGCTTGAGATTATGATAgttcaaagaaatttatttttgcttggCTTTAGCGTATGTTTTACTTTCAACGATGCGTCACTTGTTTTAGCATCTACCTTCGAACTGTCTGTCAAAAACCTGTTTACACACCGTTCTAATTAACCAGAAGTTGCGAGGACGTcgattttcatttctgaaacTCAGAAATTTAGGCGGCGACAGTAAGTGATGATCAGTTGTTTAACGCCGTTTCGGAAGCGTTGTATCTGCTCGCGAATGCGCAACGACTCTGCAAGAAGAGGGAAAAATTGCTCAAGTAATTCATACAAGTGGTGTTTCATTCGTATTTTGTTGCTATTAATGACACGAATCTGTTTCTAGTGAGATGAAAGCGATGCGACAAGGTGAAGTGGATATGATGAAAGCGATACACGCCGATCTGCCTGCTCATTTGCAGTCTGTAGTGAGAATAGAAGGAGATAGTGTATTTATCAATGAAGCAGGTGCGCGAGAGTGCCACGATTTTGATTGCTCAATTGAGCACTTCTTTATTGTTTCGGGCCTTGCTAGCGGATTACCATCGTCGACAAGCGTACCTCCTTTCCAACAATCGTATAATACAATTACAGCTCTTTCTGGAGTATATGTTAAGTGAGTTTTAAATAAAGCTGAGATTGTGAAGTAATAATAAGCTTCTTTCTAGCCCCAGTCAGGCGCCGTCAGTGGGCCCAACACCTTTTTTAGTCCACCCTGGAGTTCCAGCAATGATTTCGGCAAAACCGACTGTGCCTGTGATGCAGGCAGTGATATCTTCAGGTGTTTCTTGAAGTCCTGCTGCTTGCTAGTTatgagtggtttttttttttgtgaacaccTATTTAAGCTGTCCAACCTGCTACTGAGTCGATAACAACACCGTCAGTAACCGTTGCACCCCCGTCGAAATCTGAATCTCCAGAGTTGGAGACACAAGCGGAATCATCCATGTCATCATCGTTCACGAATATGCCATCATCATTCTCCCATCCTCCTCCTCCACTTTCCTCTTGTGCGCCACCATCTAATGCTCCTCCGTCTACGGTTCAATCAGCTGTGAGTGGAACTCGTCTTCCAATCAATCGAGACAtagtatttgaaaataaacatgtgaaaattgaattcatatttatatttaattcaCCACAGAGCACGCGAAAAAGATTGACGAAAAAGAGGCAGAAACTAtgttttgttggatttttttttctctctagttAACTGTAAAAACTCTTCCAGTCGTCTCCTGGCCCTGGTCTCGCCGGTCTACCTGATTTCTCGAAGCCGCCTCCAGCACTGCGCCCTGTCAACGGCACGGTATGTGAGCAtagcactgtttttttttttttttgattctatGCAACCACAGACGATTTACAAGGCCCTAATTGGCATGTTGCCGTTGTTTATAATACTGTCCCTTATTATTTACTTGATTTAGTCGAACGGTCCACTTGCGAAAGCGGGATCCAGTAGCGCATTACCGGATGTTGGGATAACCTCAAGTAGAAGTAGCTCGTCAGCAGTCGTGACTTCTTCAACAGTTCCTCCTCCCAGTACAGCACCGCCTCTGAATTTTAACGTGCCGCCACCAAATGTGCAACCCAGCACTTCTGGTTCGCACATTTATTGCACTCTACTTTTCATTGCATACGTACTTTCTTTCTAccacaattaattaattatccttctcagttttttttttcttgcagccACCGCTCGTGCTCCCTATATGCAACCTTCAAATTTCCTCTGCCCGCCTCCAGGTTTGATTCCTTCTTTacctttgttttcatttcgacCATGCACTACctccaaactttttttaaaggtactTCAAATACAGCTGCTGCCTCGGACTTTACGAAAACAATTACGAATATGATAACATCAGCTTTAAAAGCTCCTGGAGTAAGCATTTCGCACGTAAATTGTCTATACGTGCttcttttctaaattatttatGGGAACTTCCTCCTACAAATGTTATTTCTGTCTCTCCAAAAAGCACTTTGACTGTCTTTCGTGTCAGTGTTGATGAACAATGATAAATAAGATTTTCGagagaattttcatttcacttttagCACGATACGCTATAGAACGGAGCGAATTCTACGAATAAATCCTCTTTTTCTACGACGTACCTGTTTAGTTAATCTGAAAGAGCAAATTaacaaatttagaaaaagaaagctcGTTTCAAAAGTATTTTGTTTTAGAATGCAGGCATGAACGCGTTTGGAGCTGGACCTGGAATAAGGACGTATGCTAGTCCTAGCATTAGTATTATGGCGGTACCATCCCATCAAAACATGCACGATAGCAATAGCGGAAACGGAGAAGCAGAATGGTCAAGTAGCCGTGGTCGTTTCCAGTATAGAGGTAAATCCGGATACGGAAAGCGTCAGGGGAATGATCATAGGCGTGGAGGTAAGTCCGTTGGTGATAActcattcaaataatttcactGCTGAGTATATCTTCTGCATTCGTATAGCCTACCAGATCCACCCTCAAATATTGTAGCAATGCAGATAGGATATCGGTTCATGTTTTGCACTTCAATTAACCGGATTTTCTTGATGATTCTTATTTGGTCGTTCCGTGCTTGAAAACCACAAAATCTTTGTTGATAGGATAACTCGAATTATTAGCCAGTTCTTTGTTGCTGTGTCATAAGACTGTTTTCTTAAACATGGATTTCcacgaaaataaaacaacttgAGTATTCCGGTACCTCAAACACCAACTCACGTTTTATTTGCTACCTATGACCTTGTCAAGGATTTTTGACGTTGCATGGTTCTGTTGGCTTAGTCTTCGACTAGAAAGTTTTTCCCTCCTTTTAAGGTCCTCacatacaaaaaaatcttttaaatttttaatttatgcaAAAGCAGGGCCATGAACTAACGAGGCTAAATCTTATATTCATTGCTTTCAATTCATGTTATCCTGGCAATCATAAATTGCAACGTTATCTCGTACGTACAGGAATGTTCATGAATGATAATCCCTATCtagtagcagaaaaaagaaaagttttaaattttcaagttttcacaTTTTACACATACTACACACACCACGTACACCACATAAACATAACAAACAACGCACACgcaacacacaacacacaccaCATACACGTAGTAGTTGTATACCTTCTATACCATCGCAGAGCACGGAGAACAGTTGttcattcttcttcgtagTCATCACCTATATGACATGCAGGAGCTAATAAGCATTCCAGTGAACTGTGTAGGGTTGTTGGTATGTAATCAAAATGTCTTCTCCCCTTCTTCTGTAGTCGTGTTTattcttcttcgttcgcccTTCAATTTTCGTTCCACCTTGAATTAGATGATAAGGTCAAATCGTAGGTGATGTATTAGGTTGGGGAGTAagttccgtgttttttttttaagtttcttCTTTCGGAATCCTTAAAGGAAAATCTTAATCAGCTATAAATTCTCACTTTCGTCGTTCGCTTATTTATCGTTCAGTCAGGTTTTCGATGATTCCTCAGTAGAAATGGTTTAGTCTGgacttgaatttttctcttcttttcttactttGGTTAAATCTCCGTGAGTAGTAATGATATCTGAAGCTGCTTCACCACCTATGCGCTTGGATTGAAAGCGGGATGATAACAAAGAGAATGGTCATTTTGCCAGTTTAGTTCTTCATCGTTTCGAAATCGTGCGGGAGAGCAAAAGagctttcaaaaagagaatggCGAATTGCCAAATAATGTTTTGAATCTCCAGATTTTAACAAATCGACAAGGAAAACTGTGCATGGAAAAAATGGTTTCATTAAATAGCTCTGTAACTTAATTAATAGTTTTTAGATTTCAGAAAGGCAACGTGATGGAACGCCACGATCTTTTGATTCGCCAAAACGTTAGCTTATTATGTAGCTATCAGTACATAATCACCGTACCTTGTACAACTTATAGCGCTGAAGTCGctacagtttttatttttctcggatttaTTTCTTGTAGTACtgtaatttattgttttaacACAGACACATTCGTTTTAATTTCACACGTTCATTAAcatgttgtgtttttttggtTCTTGAACAGGTATAGCTTGTCTTCTTACATGTTTTACAAGGGAATTCTCTCAAGCTAGTACTTGATCTAGAGATGAAACTATAACCATATGAAAGCGCATGCTCAGTGTTTATGCAGAGCGTAGAAATTAACTGCGCAGATGGTACTTGAACAGAGGAAAAACACGGTAGGTGTGAGCCGAGCGATGCAGTCTGGCTAATGACGAGTGCAATCAATATCAGGGAAGTATCGAGTAGCACTTGGTAGCCTAGTTAATAGTGTGCTGAGCTCAGGTGCCCACGTTTTGGGTTCGGTCGCTCCATGATGTGGCTTTTTTGCATATCTTTCTTGTAAAATTCGGATTTGATCAGAATTCAATCCCTTGCACACAAGCAACTTGGTGAAAATGGTGGTTCAATAAACAATTTCCAAATATTACGCCGCGAAACTCTGCTAAGTGTCCCTTTCCACTTCGTGAAGTGGAACGACCgaaatagaaaggaaaatgGCAGATATGTCAGTATTGGATGTGAAAAAGCGAGGAAGGAAATGGAGTTGAATGTTTGGATCTGATGGATGGGGTAGGTGATCCTAACGACCCATAGTGGGGATTTATTACTAGTAATGCTACACTAGCTACTCTACTAGCACACATGCGAAGTTTTCGATTTTATTTCGCTTCCATTAtataaagtacaaaaatagCTTACCCTCGTCTTTGATATCATCTGTCTTCTAGAAAATGAGACAGTTCTCTTCTGCATTTGCTCCTTCCAATTCTCCTAAAATTCTTGTTCATTTCCACTCCATTTCGTTAAGATCACCTTTTCCATCAAACATAGCTCTTCTTATCTCACCTATCTTATTACTCACTTTTGGACATCATAGTGTTTGGTcatataaaacaataaatgaaaaataaataaaagaaacacataaagggaagaagaaagagcaaCATCATGAAGGGAACGAACCGAAATGCGTGTACATCTGAGTCCAGCATGCTATCCCCTAATCTTCCAGGTCTGCTGTGTCGTTAGGCTCATTTTTTCAGCACGGTTCTCCTCTATTCAAACCTTGTTTGGGCACCTAGTTTCTACGCTTTGCGTGAACACTGAACATAAGCTTAAACATGGTTGTGGTTTCATCTGTTGATCAGACGCTATGGTTATGGTTTCATCTGTTGATCAGACCCGACAGACTTCCCTCACAATCGCATTTAATTGATGAACGTTACGATTTTTATGTTATCCTACAAATTTCAGTTTGTTTTAAACTATTCTGGTTGtactttcttgttttcatgttTAGACCATTTCGGTATCACTAAATAGCTTCATAAATCGCTCCTCCACATGTTTAATCTTCAATCTGCATTGAAACGGTGGAAGGTATGTACTATGATAGTTTTATGACAGTTAATAGTCCCCTCAGATGCCATCATCATCTTCTTACCACCACAACCTGACTTAGGCATGGTTTTATCGACATTGCGGAGAAATCGCATCTGATAGTTTGTCTGAGAACAACTTATGACATGTGAAATTATACTCCCACTCGTCAACGTTTCGAAGCTTATTGATGGTTTGATGATGTCGTCCTGTTTTAGTAATGGTATTTCTTTTACAAGTTTTATTGTGTTGTATTGTCATATCAAAGTTATCTGCCTATTGTACTTTTCTAATTCCAGCCACTGTCGTTCGTTGGCTCTGATTACTCCTAATTGAAAACTCAGTGCGCTATCAtcatagatagatagatagaaaaatagatagatagatggatagatagatagatagatagtgagtagtaataatagtattcCTGGTCCCGATGTAAGCCTGTAATGACAACAATGTAAGTTGGCGTCCCAGAAAATGCAAGAGAAAAATGTtgcttccattcttttttttttatttagactGCCAGCTTTACTTTGAGATAATTCACGAATTAAAGTGCTCTGTTTCGTTAGACTTTGACTGCTGCGAAATTTGAAGTAAAAACGGGATGGGTTTGAAAATGAGTTGAGAACAATAACTTTCCGCACTGCTTTGGAGAATGAATGTGTGAGATTGCCCTACCTTGAATAGCATAACGCCAGTACTTCTAAAACCCATACCTTCTCGATTATTTGTGCACTGCAATTTGCATGTATGACCTTGTTATATAACTTCCACTCTTGTAGTTGTATTTTTACGTTTTGTACGTTTTGTGCTACTTCACATTTGTATTTCTAAACATCTCCTTGTAACCATTATTTTGAGTGGTTATTTTCGAAACGTATTAATTGTTAGAGATGTCAAACCATCTGTCGTGTATAGACTTTGTCATGTTTTATTGGTGAATGATTACTTCTAATATTGATAAGATTTTCAGTTTGCTGTTTTGAATTATTTCCAATACTCGGTTATGCTTTCCATTTGATATTTCTCTCAATACGCGACTTTGCCACACTAACATTACTGATAAATCCTAGGAAAGATTTAGTGAAAGTCGCTGCCAAGGTACTCTCTGTTTCTCACGTGGTGTACTGGTACGGCGTGGAAATGTTTGCGCACTATATTCCTCCAGGtagcctttttttcttcttctcctcttttgcAATTCATCTGTCTACTTGAAATCATTCAGAATTGGCCGAATTGGTTCAAGCCGGTATGTTCGTACCACTGGTTGGGCCAAATGGTCGACCCAACGGCAGGACACCGCCATACACATTACCACTCACTCACCTCCCAATGATGCACATGACTGCTCGGGTACATTTAACCATCTATTTATCTGTTTACCTATCTATTTgtcttatatatatatatatatatatatatatgcggTTGGTGCTTCAGTGTGCGGCGAGTACCTCAAACTTAGGTAATTAAACTTTATTCTTAGACTAGAACTAAATGCTAAAACTTaggaaaactaagaaagaaatgaaagaagtgtACTAAAGCTCTGAGACGTgcggaaggtgattccgtccatttcttcctaattgccgtaaaaaacggctcggaagatacggcttcgagtgttcaggtgcgttattttctacgagttggattggagcgcgccagccgtgtgcaaatgccgcatctttcgggccgggTTGGCTCATGATGGTGTCGTTGTACTGTTGTAGCGTAGCTTCCTTGTTGGTAAGCTTGGCAATAGTAGCTTCAAGTCTTCGAATAGCGATCGCCTCGTTGTCACAGAGCCTCTTTGCATCTTCTTTCCAGTGAAACCGCACGTAGAAATCGATTATCGATTGTACGTTTAaatcttcttccttcttcagcGCTCCGTCCGGTAATCTCGTGAACTCTTGTTATTTCAAATATGCGGGAATTTTTCCCACGATTAAATACCTCCGTTGACACCTGAGGAGGCGATGTTCATGATTGGCTCTTTCTGCATTTCCTCGACATAGTCTTGGTTCATGTCACAGCCCGAAACGATATACCTTAATTTGGAGGGAGTTGAAGTCAGCCTTGATGGGAGTGCTATATGTGCTGCAAATCTTCTATCAAGGAATCCGCAGAGGTCGACGCACCCGAGTAGAACCTGTGGCTTAATGTCGCAAGTGTCGAAACTGATAGAGATAAATGTTGTTGGCGAACAGGAACCCTTTGTCCACTtgactatatatatatatatatatatatatatatatatatatatatatatatatatatatatatatatatatatatatatatatatatatatatatatatatatatatatatatatatgggtGTGTTGTGAAGGTGGTGAAAGAGCTGCATCGCAGTGTTGCGACGACGGTAGCAATTGGTTAAATTCGTCACATGCTAGATATCTACGCCTTGATCCAACATCGTTGTATGTTTTGCATTCATTTCACTGTCTCCATGGTTTTCTCATGATCAACAAACGTTAGATAAACGATAAgaggataaaatttctggcgttaatcaatccgcttggtattcgccctcacgttcacttcaattcagaatcgtttgaggttcacggacgtgtaactggcctataaaatgacttgcggtggctagccgatgtgtcaagtcagtgtttttttaatctttccagacaagtctggcaccaatttatcgaccccagagggatgaaaggcttggtgagcactagggcggattcgaacctccgatcaatcgtgcaggcagcggaacctctaaccgctacactacactcgcgcTACGAACGTTAGATAGGGAGGTAAATGCTATATcagggaaattttcgatgatcTGGAACATTTTCTACTGAAGATAGACGTACACGACTATAATTATTTGGAGACCAACACGGAGAAAGTTACTTGGTATAAGTCGAGGGGTGGGTATCGTTAGGTATTCACAGCTCTGGCGACAACTATCCTTAGGGGAAATGACTGGCAACG is a window encoding:
- a CDS encoding hypothetical protein (NECATOR_CHRX.G26464.T5), which produces MGDEPSKAQFFFTESGEDSLGLVDSKTGLTRTASDPSRNGGCTGLGSSFPLEEQTELPIFSENIQTRNAVAASTSFTDTTDALGSSATYDVPVMLTEDGSNDSVNGEVPTELQGGTNFSETAACEATPNAQGSKNVGIADSEDVAIEVVEVDTENAGDVPDAPLNDSLDGVPPLTGTSMAANNHLCEVSDDEMDQLPKGRPNKELDQLVDCDSFRSGTGRASSIPPESPPPGESFIYSGGGREWEVSRSPPAPPSTPPRDDRRTRLENLKKLNFPTKYKMKERIDDVLRTLSPPHGPSTPPYDNTSDGTQPKRNVRSFLDEPGSELLLLSRTERENSSSRNRSPEISSRRKRRHDDDGDRGDDRDRGRHAWNDSNDRRGFREDWRSDRDDQHHSDLDNGLEDLSNNPAELQRRCNAHIAMSENQAATVSDDQLFNAVSEALYLLANAQRLCKKREKLLNEMKAMRQGEVDMMKAIHADLPAHLQSVVRIEGDSVFINEAGARECHDFDCSIEHFFIVSGLASGLPSSTSVPPFQQSYNTITALSGVYVNPSQAPSVGPTPFLVHPGVPAMISAKPTVPVMQAVISSAVQPATESITTPSVTVAPPSKSESPELETQAESSMSSSFTNMPSSFSHPPPPLSSCAPPSNAPPSTVQSASSPGPGLAGLPDFSKPPPALRPVNGTSNGPLAKAGSSSALPDVGITSSRSSSSAVVTSSTVPPPSTAPPLNFNVPPPNVQPSTSATARAPYMQPSNFLCPPPGTSNTAAASDFTKTITNMITSALKAPGNAGMNAFGAGPGIRTYASPSISIMAVPSHQNMHDSNSGNGEAEWSSSRGRFQYRGKSGYGKRQGNDHRRGDHFGITK
- a CDS encoding hypothetical protein (NECATOR_CHRX.G26464.T4), with product MGDEPSKAQFFFTESGEDSLGLVDSKTGLTRTASDPSRNGGCTGLGSSFPLEEQTELPIFSENIQTRNAVAASTSFTDTTDALGSSATYDVPVMLTEDGSNDSVGYTRTVNGEVPTELQGGTNFSETAACEATPNAQGSKNVGIADSEDVAIEVVEVDTENAGDVPDAPLNDSLDGVPPLTGTSMAANNHLCEVSDDEMDQLPKGRPNKELDQLVDCDSFRSGTGRASSIPPESPPPGESFIYSGGGREWEVSRSPPAPPSTPPRDDRRTRLENLKKLNFPTKYKMKERIDDVLRTLSPPHGPSTPPYDNTSDGTQPKRNVRSFLDEPGSELLLLSRTERENSSSRNRSPEISSRRKRRHDDDGDRGDDRDRGRHAWNDSNDRRGFREDWRSDRDDQHHSDLDNGLEDLSNNPAELQRRCNAHIAMSENQAATVSDDQLFNAVSEALYLLANAQRLCKKREKLLNEMKAMRQGEVDMMKAIHADLPAHLQSVVRIEGDSVFINEAGARECHDFDCSIEHFFIVSGLASGLPSSTSVPPFQQSYNTITALSGVYVNPSQAPSVGPTPFLVHPGVPAMISAKPTVPVMQAVISSAVQPATESITTPSVTVAPPSKSESPELETQAESSMSSSFTNMPSSFSHPPPPLSSCAPPSNAPPSTVQSASSPGPGLAGLPDFSKPPPALRPVNGTSNGPLAKAGSSSALPDVGITSSRSSSSAVVTSSTVPPPSTAPPLNFNVPPPNVQPSTSATARAPYMQPSNFLCPPPGTSNTAAASDFTKTITNMITSALKAPGNAGMNAFGAGPGIRTYASPSISIMAVPSHQNMHDSNSGNGEAEWSSSRGRFQYRGKSGYGKRQGNDHRRGERQRDGTPRSFDSPKR
- a CDS encoding hypothetical protein (NECATOR_CHRX.G26464.T2) yields the protein MGDEPSKAQFFFTESGEDSLGLVDSKTGLTRTASDPSRNGGCTGLGSSFPLEEQTELPIFSENIQTRNAVAASTSFTDTTDALGSSATYDVPVMLTEDGSNDSVNGEVPTELQGGTNFSETAACEVATPNAQGSKNVGIADSEDVAIEVVEVDTENAGDVPDAPLNDSLDGVPPLTGTSMAANNHLCEVSDDEMDQLPKGRPNKELDQLVDCDSFRSGTGRASSIPPESPPPGESFIYSGGGREWEVSRSPPAPPSTPPRDDRRTRLENLKKLNFPTKYKMKERIDDVLRTLSPPHGPSTPPYDNTSDGTQPKRNVRSFLDEPGSELLLLSRTERENSSSRNRSPEISSRRKRRHDDDGDRGDDRDRGRHAWNDSNDRRGFREDWRSDRDDQHHSDLDNGLEDLSNNPAELQRRCNAHIAMSENQAATVSDDQLFNAVSEALYLLANAQRLCKKREKLLNEMKAMRQGEVDMMKAIHADLPAHLQSVVRIEGDSVFINEAGARECHDFDCSIEHFFIVSGLASGLPSSTSVPPFQQSYNTITALSGVYVNPSQAPSVGPTPFLVHPGVPAMISAKPTVPVMQAVISSAVQPATESITTPSVTVAPPSKSESPELETQAESSMSSSFTNMPSSFSHPPPPLSSCAPPSNAPPSTVQSASSPGPGLAGLPDFSKPPPALRPVNGTSNGPLAKAGSSSALPDVGITSSRSSSSAVVTSSTVPPPSTAPPLNFNVPPPNVQPSTSATARAPYMQPSNFLCPPPGTSNTAAASDFTKTITNMITSALKAPGNAGMNAFGAGPGIRTYASPSISIMAVPSHQNMHDSNSGNGEAEWSSSRGRFQYRGKSGYGKRQGNDHRRGERQRDGTPRSFDSPKR